The following nucleotide sequence is from Mesorhizobium sp. J8.
CGGCAGCTCCTTCATCTGCGCGTAAGCCGCTTCGGCCAGTTCGTCGCGGCCGTAGCCGACATTGACGCACCACAGGCCCGCCATGCCGTCGAGGATTTCGGTGCCGTCGGCATCGTAGATGAACGGTCCCTTGGCGTGGGTAATGATGCGGGAGCCAGTCTCGCGCAATTCCTTGTGATCGGTGAAGGGATGAAGGTGATGCGCGGCGTCGATCTGCTGAAGCTGCTTCAGCGAATAATTCTGATAGGTCATGGATTTGATCTTTCCTCTTGAATCAATCCGGCAACGGCCGGGGCGGATTCTCAGAGGAAGGCAGGCGGCGAATAGCCGATGCGGGCGCACAACCGCAAAAGCTCGGCGCGAAGGGTCCGCGGTGACGGCGTCACCGCGACCCCGAAGGCGCCTGATGTGCTGAAACGGATCATGGCGGCAGCTTATGCCGCCTGAGGTCCAAAATTCAAGCCGTCAAGCGACGCCGCCGAGCGCCCGCTTGAGGAAGATATAGCGCATCGCAGTCTGCGCCGCTTGCGGACGACGGTCACCACGCCCACCATGGCCGCCTTCGGTCTCCTCGAAGAACAGCGTCCTGCCATGGCCCGCTTCCTGCAGCCGCGCCGCCATCTTGCGCGCATGTCCGGGATGGACACGGTCGTCGGCGGTCGAGGTCATCAGCAGCACCGGGGGATAGGCGACGTTGGCCGTGACATGCTGGTAAGGCGAATAGGCGCCGAGCCAAGCCGCTTCCTCGGGCTTCGATGGGTCGCCATATTCGGCGACCCACGAGGCCCCGGGCGGCAGCTCGGTGTAGCGCAGCATGTCGAGCAGCGGCACGTCGATGATGACGGCGCCGAACAGCTCCGGGCGCTGCGTCAACGACGTGCCGGTGAGCAGGCCGCCATTGGAGCCGCCCTGGATGCCGAGCTGCGCCGCCGTGGTGATGCCGCGCCTGACGACATCCTCAGCAACGGCCGCGAAATCGTCGAATGCGTTCTGGCGCTTGCCCTTGAGCGCCGCCTGGTGCCAGGCCGGGCCGAACTCGCCGCCGCCGCGGATGTTGGCCTGGATATAGGCGTTGCCCTTGTCCAGCCAGAGCTTGCCGCGAATGCCGGCATAGCCCGGCAGCAGCGGCACTTCGAAGCCACCATAGCCGTAGAGCAGCGCCGGCACCGGCCCGTTCTGGTCGCGGCGCCGCACCACGAAATAGGGGATCATGGTGCCGTCCTTCGAGCGGGCTTCGAACTGCTCCGAGACGTAAGGCGAGGCGTCGAAGCGGGCCGGCTGCGATTTCACGGTTTCAAGCGTCTCGCCATTGTCGTCCGACCAGATGATCGAGCTTGGCGTCAGGAAATCGGTGAACGAGAAGGAGACGCTCGAGCCGAAATGCTCGACATGACTGATGCCGACATTGCCGTTGTCGGGCAGCGCGATCCGTTTCAGCGACCAGCCATCGGCGGTGCGGTCACAGGCGACGACCTTGCCGCGCACATTGTCCATCAGGTTGATGAACAGCCGGTCCTGGGTCCTGGCGAGCCCGGCGATCGAGACGCGATGCGCGGGCTGGAGCACGGTCTCGAATGGCCCGAATGCGCCGCTCTCTATCCAGCGGTCGAAATCGACGGAGTAAAGCCCGTCGGGCAGGCATTGCGTGCCGTCGGGCGCCGTCCAAGGGCTGCGCACGCCGAA
It contains:
- a CDS encoding prolyl oligopeptidase family serine peptidase, which gives rise to MTSTMTKARPDSTADDPFLWLEDRNGKEALEWVHRQNALTVAELQGDPSYQATFETALDLMTAEDNIPVGAALAGYVYNFWQDKTNALGLWRRAPVASYKTEKPEWETIIDFDQLSAKEGIKWVFGGASRLYPDFNRCLLYMSPDGGDASEMREFDIATRSFVEGGFSARASKSGFSWLDKDTVIVSAAFEEDDKTQSGYPRVIKLWRRGTKLEEATPIFEGEKQHLAVGGGVEYDGDKRHVLLGKTLDFFTSHSFLRLASGENRRIPLPDDATDTAIFKGQLIFGVRSPWTAPDGTQCLPDGLYSVDFDRWIESGAFGPFETVLQPAHRVSIAGLARTQDRLFINLMDNVRGKVVACDRTADGWSLKRIALPDNGNVGISHVEHFGSSVSFSFTDFLTPSSIIWSDDNGETLETVKSQPARFDASPYVSEQFEARSKDGTMIPYFVVRRRDQNGPVPALLYGYGGFEVPLLPGYAGIRGKLWLDKGNAYIQANIRGGGEFGPAWHQAALKGKRQNAFDDFAAVAEDVVRRGITTAAQLGIQGGSNGGLLTGTSLTQRPELFGAVIIDVPLLDMLRYTELPPGASWVAEYGDPSKPEEAAWLGAYSPYQHVTANVAYPPVLLMTSTADDRVHPGHARKMAARLQEAGHGRTLFFEETEGGHGGRGDRRPQAAQTAMRYIFLKRALGGVA